A region from the Mycolicibacterium phlei genome encodes:
- a CDS encoding DUF7373 family lipoprotein, which translates to MAALDTGPYPTAPGRLFGVAGADQRDQSVLESHRLAEFTTGPWQVDQEIRDLPGDLSLGMIGPASTPKMLQDNDVLPAPAPDIAARHSLITAFSSMRATAAEVSQPRSLQNVVMLFPDAAAAAAAAAEMTAHARPSDEDLAPGRPTPLPNSPEVTATTYETPAGGERVDVFTGHGPYVFFNSARTDAAFLGADAVTLVDAAVLHQKRGIERFVPTPTDDLTNLPVDPTGQLLARTLTAPDDRMPYMAGVWPTKGWLHFELNPVAAAALFDTAGVDAVAQRLTTVYQAANPQGAERVADYLAEETGGIGSVRPVDGVPGLDAARCFERTSGSLPATAPMTWQRVSWRFKCVSSVDRYAFTAFSADGTDVRQQMAAQYRILAGR; encoded by the coding sequence GTGGCGGCGCTTGACACCGGGCCGTATCCGACGGCGCCGGGCAGGCTGTTCGGCGTCGCGGGTGCCGATCAGCGGGACCAGAGCGTGCTGGAGTCGCACCGTCTCGCCGAGTTCACAACCGGGCCGTGGCAGGTTGACCAGGAGATCCGCGACCTGCCCGGCGACCTCTCACTCGGAATGATCGGACCTGCGTCGACCCCGAAGATGTTGCAGGACAACGACGTCCTGCCGGCTCCGGCACCCGACATCGCAGCCAGGCACAGCCTGATCACGGCATTCTCGTCGATGCGCGCCACGGCGGCAGAGGTGAGCCAGCCGCGCTCGCTGCAAAACGTCGTGATGTTGTTCCCGGATGCGGCGGCCGCCGCGGCCGCGGCCGCCGAGATGACGGCGCACGCCAGGCCGTCGGACGAGGATCTCGCACCGGGGAGACCGACACCACTTCCGAATTCGCCCGAGGTGACCGCGACAACCTATGAGACGCCGGCCGGGGGAGAGCGCGTCGACGTTTTCACCGGACACGGACCGTATGTCTTCTTCAACTCGGCTCGTACCGACGCGGCCTTCCTGGGCGCAGACGCAGTGACTCTTGTCGACGCGGCGGTGCTCCATCAGAAGCGAGGCATCGAGCGGTTCGTGCCGACTCCCACCGACGACCTCACGAATCTGCCGGTCGATCCGACCGGGCAGCTGCTGGCGCGAACGCTGACGGCTCCGGACGACAGGATGCCGTACATGGCCGGGGTGTGGCCGACGAAGGGCTGGCTGCATTTCGAGCTCAACCCGGTCGCCGCGGCAGCGCTGTTCGACACCGCTGGTGTTGACGCGGTGGCCCAGCGGTTGACGACCGTGTACCAGGCGGCCAATCCCCAGGGCGCGGAGCGCGTCGCCGACTACCTGGCCGAGGAGACCGGCGGCATCGGCTCGGTGCGCCCGGTTGACGGCGTGCCGGGGTTGGATGCCGCACGGTGTTTCGAGCGGACCAGTGGTTCGCTCCCCGCGACCGCGCCGATGACATGGCAGCGGGTCAGCTGGCGCTTCAAATGCGTGTCCAGCGTTGACCGCTATGCCTTCACCGCGTTCTCGGCGGACGGCACCGATGTCCGCCAGCAGATGGCGGCGCAGTACCGCATCCTGGCGGGCCGGTGA
- a CDS encoding serine/threonine-protein kinase, giving the protein MVLSVGSVIAGYRIEEVLGAGGMGTVYRARHPSLPRSDALKVLSEQLSQDPQFRARFAREAELAATLDHPNVVTVYNRGETDGQLWIAMQYVAGSDADKEITQGRMTPARAVYIVGEVAKALDYAHRRHLLHRDVKPANFLLSHDDERVFLADFGIARALDETVGLTQTGMVMASVAYAAPEGLAGENIDHRADVYSLGCSLYRMLTGTSPFARSGGMAAVAAAHLTEAPPRPTTKVPGLPVAFDAVIAKAMAKNPNDRYRSAGELAAAAAHALNDTTGAVNAMSRPVSVTAPWPSSPTPPQPVYPPPITVQPIAPPRRWLPVAIVAAVALVAAVIVGIVVWKGDSTPIYAAQTLVHQHGETELTAEPRAVAALGPGDGDAVLSLGVQPVAVVAPGGVMPTWERQMITGDVRTLADAEAAVVAASKPDLIIDTGDIDDAEYRALSAVAPTVARMQNTAEWTWQNQLEWVARILGRTDKAKELLDQAAAEQTEIRAAHPAFDGKSVVVVFVADEGIEVATPDSPVGRYLRGLGFRYPQDSDPTATGPTRAVADPAELNATPTDVRIVVRTDKGAGNGSYNGLPQPFSAYRGATVIIDDPQVIAAMTTQGYAATRFLNAELVDALARYVR; this is encoded by the coding sequence ATGGTGCTGAGCGTCGGGTCGGTGATCGCCGGTTACCGCATCGAGGAGGTGCTGGGCGCAGGTGGAATGGGCACCGTCTACCGGGCCCGGCATCCGTCGCTGCCGCGCAGCGACGCACTCAAGGTGCTCTCCGAACAGCTGTCGCAGGACCCGCAGTTCCGCGCGCGGTTCGCGCGGGAGGCCGAACTCGCGGCCACCCTCGATCACCCCAACGTCGTGACCGTCTACAACCGCGGCGAGACCGACGGCCAGCTGTGGATCGCCATGCAGTACGTGGCGGGCAGCGACGCGGACAAGGAGATCACCCAGGGCCGGATGACGCCGGCGCGGGCGGTGTACATCGTCGGTGAGGTGGCCAAGGCGCTCGACTATGCCCACCGGCGCCACCTGCTGCACCGCGACGTGAAACCGGCCAACTTCCTGTTGTCCCACGACGACGAGCGGGTGTTTCTCGCCGATTTCGGCATCGCGCGGGCACTCGACGAGACCGTCGGCCTGACCCAGACCGGCATGGTGATGGCCAGCGTTGCCTACGCCGCGCCCGAGGGGCTGGCCGGAGAGAACATCGACCATCGCGCAGACGTCTACTCGCTGGGCTGTTCGCTGTACCGGATGCTCACCGGCACTTCACCGTTCGCGCGCAGCGGGGGAATGGCCGCGGTCGCGGCTGCACACCTCACGGAGGCGCCACCCCGCCCCACCACGAAGGTGCCCGGCCTGCCGGTGGCGTTCGATGCCGTGATCGCCAAGGCGATGGCCAAGAATCCGAACGACCGCTACCGGAGCGCCGGCGAGTTGGCCGCCGCCGCGGCGCACGCGCTCAACGACACCACCGGCGCCGTCAACGCGATGTCGAGACCCGTTAGTGTGACCGCACCCTGGCCCAGCTCACCCACGCCGCCGCAGCCGGTGTATCCACCGCCGATCACCGTGCAGCCGATCGCGCCGCCGCGCAGATGGCTGCCTGTCGCGATCGTCGCCGCCGTCGCCCTCGTCGCCGCTGTCATCGTGGGAATCGTTGTCTGGAAGGGAGATTCGACTCCCATTTACGCGGCGCAGACCCTGGTACACCAGCACGGTGAAACCGAGCTGACCGCCGAGCCGCGCGCTGTGGCCGCACTGGGGCCCGGTGACGGTGACGCGGTGCTGTCGCTGGGCGTGCAGCCGGTCGCCGTCGTCGCGCCGGGCGGGGTGATGCCCACCTGGGAGCGCCAGATGATCACCGGCGACGTGCGCACCCTGGCCGACGCCGAGGCGGCCGTGGTGGCCGCGTCGAAACCGGATCTGATCATCGACACCGGCGATATCGACGACGCCGAGTACCGAGCGCTGTCGGCGGTCGCGCCGACCGTGGCGCGGATGCAGAACACCGCCGAGTGGACCTGGCAGAACCAACTCGAATGGGTCGCAAGGATTCTGGGCCGCACGGACAAGGCCAAGGAGCTGCTGGATCAGGCCGCCGCCGAGCAGACCGAGATCCGGGCCGCTCACCCGGCGTTCGATGGAAAGAGCGTCGTGGTGGTCTTCGTCGCCGACGAGGGGATCGAGGTCGCGACGCCGGACTCACCGGTCGGCCGCTACCTGCGCGGCCTCGGCTTCCGGTACCCGCAGGACTCCGACCCGACCGCCACCGGTCCCACCCGGGCCGTGGCCGACCCCGCGGAACTCAACGCCACCCCGACCGATGTGCGGATCGTCGTGCGCACCGACAAGGGAGCCGGTAACGGCAGCTACAACGGTCTGCCGCAGCCGTTTTCGGCCTACCGTGGCGCCACGGTCATCATCGACGATCCGCAGGTGATCGCCGCGATGACGACGCAGGGTTATGCGGCGACCAGATTCCTCAACGCTGAACTGGTCGACGCGCTCGCCCGGTACGTGCGCTGA
- a CDS encoding FHA domain-containing protein, which translates to MGDLPISGRGPAGGHMQEGSRGDVVTLTVAVAGNAYTAHPADGAVTIGRELPAQIRLDEPAISRTHVRLEPAGDHWILTDAGSRNGTYFEGRRIESLVVDRELSVHLGDPQGLPVRLSPTVTRVFDHADQAHDAENAAADVDDDEESTEAITPTVQAAIAVDAAEIAIRGLYARMATLPVTDDPRFGAEVAVLLADLRRLESTLTGAAERATGRPELAITLGEVRQAYSDLMRRAARAPSATLGQRLYAARHRLQLSVQEAANAAGVNVSDVSDAEAGLPVQNPVAATLRRFVDIVDEAAQGGTRNAQH; encoded by the coding sequence ATGGGCGATCTACCGATCAGCGGGCGCGGGCCCGCGGGAGGTCATATGCAGGAGGGTTCGCGCGGCGACGTGGTGACGCTGACGGTCGCCGTCGCCGGTAACGCCTACACCGCACACCCCGCCGACGGCGCCGTGACGATCGGTCGCGAGCTGCCCGCGCAGATCCGCCTCGACGAACCCGCGATCTCGCGCACGCATGTGCGGCTCGAACCCGCCGGTGACCACTGGATCCTCACCGACGCCGGTAGCCGCAACGGCACCTACTTCGAGGGCCGCCGCATCGAATCCCTGGTCGTCGACCGCGAACTGAGCGTGCATCTCGGCGATCCGCAGGGCTTGCCGGTGCGGTTGTCGCCCACGGTCACCCGGGTCTTCGACCACGCCGACCAGGCCCACGACGCCGAGAACGCCGCGGCCGACGTGGATGACGACGAGGAGTCGACCGAGGCCATCACGCCGACCGTGCAGGCGGCGATCGCCGTGGACGCGGCCGAGATCGCGATCCGCGGACTCTATGCCCGGATGGCCACGCTGCCGGTCACCGACGACCCGCGCTTCGGTGCCGAGGTCGCGGTTCTGCTCGCCGACCTGCGGCGTCTGGAGTCCACGCTCACCGGCGCCGCCGAACGGGCCACCGGGCGGCCCGAACTCGCGATCACTCTCGGCGAGGTCCGGCAGGCTTACTCCGACCTCATGCGTCGTGCCGCCCGCGCGCCGTCGGCGACACTCGGCCAGCGCCTCTACGCGGCGCGCCACCGACTGCAGCTGAGCGTGCAGGAGGCCGCCAACGCCGCGGGCGTCAACGTCAGCGATGTCTCCGACGCCGAGGCCGGCCTGCCGGTGCAGAACCCGGTCGCGGCCACCCTGCGACGCTTCGTCGATATCGTCGACGAAGCGGCGCAGGGTGGCACGAGGAACGCGCAGCACTGA
- a CDS encoding FUSC family protein, whose product MAASAIAGEVWHRVADRIRRRDPEFDALRRAVRAAVVLPIAAAISFSVAGGSQAPMFTIFGSVSLLILVDFPGNRAARALAYSGLAVIGTVLITLGTLVAPYPAISVALMFALGFVVTFSGVLSEVIAAGQRATLMTFVLPACTPVGSIPEQLLGWGIAVAVCVPAALFVLPPRHHDELREHAARVCNRLADCLEGATSARNVTRAMNQLWATFLNADFRPVALTAGSRALIRVVDDLGWLADRVTDNTGSLLDEMRHPLIRVLRDSAAVLRLSDRAQRRARSRDLAAALDELREIAQGRYREDIEEILASPDDADAVAVGRNLLQRRTFSATVGVTGRVIRNAAAADARPVWARVLGRGLPQTGAAEWVIPETTAVAALTRGYLTTRAVVLRNSIRTGLGLAAAVTVTHVFPVQHGFWVVLGAMSVLRSSALTTGTRMLRAVAGTAIGFLIGVALIELLGVDPVVMWAMLPVVAFGSAFVPEVASFIAGQAAFTMMVLIIFNLIAPTGWSVGLIRVEDVAVGALVGVVVSLLLWPRGARTRVSRAIDEAFDVGARFLAAAVQRVTRGDSEEATDRVTALSQAALSASRTVDDAVRQFLSESSGPTDVRAPAVRAANRAVRLRAAAELIADVTPPPLGVYPRTRAVLERHAEAICAQATSGSAAAPAPISDDFVLALRAEATGYELAVSAALPLVTVAALLGALELLYPKAVRKTAAGAA is encoded by the coding sequence TTGGCCGCGTCAGCGATCGCCGGTGAGGTGTGGCACCGCGTCGCAGACCGGATCCGGCGCCGCGATCCCGAGTTCGACGCGCTGCGCCGAGCCGTGCGGGCCGCGGTGGTGCTGCCGATCGCCGCCGCGATCAGCTTCTCTGTCGCGGGCGGCTCGCAGGCGCCGATGTTCACGATCTTCGGATCGGTGTCCCTGCTGATCCTCGTCGACTTCCCGGGCAACCGTGCGGCCCGCGCGCTGGCCTACAGCGGTCTGGCGGTCATCGGCACGGTGCTGATCACGCTCGGGACGCTGGTGGCGCCGTATCCGGCGATCAGCGTCGCGCTGATGTTCGCGCTCGGCTTCGTGGTGACGTTCTCCGGGGTGCTCAGCGAGGTGATCGCCGCCGGTCAGCGCGCGACGTTGATGACGTTCGTGCTGCCGGCGTGCACCCCGGTGGGTTCGATCCCGGAGCAGCTGCTGGGGTGGGGTATCGCGGTGGCGGTGTGTGTGCCCGCGGCGCTGTTCGTGTTGCCGCCGCGCCACCACGACGAGTTGCGTGAGCACGCCGCCCGGGTGTGCAACCGGCTGGCGGACTGCCTGGAGGGCGCGACGAGCGCGCGCAACGTCACCCGCGCGATGAACCAGCTGTGGGCGACGTTCCTGAACGCGGATTTCCGGCCCGTCGCACTCACCGCGGGCAGCCGCGCGCTGATCCGGGTGGTCGACGATCTCGGATGGCTCGCCGACCGGGTCACCGACAACACCGGGAGTCTGCTCGACGAGATGCGGCACCCGCTGATCCGGGTGCTGCGCGACTCGGCGGCGGTGCTGCGGCTCTCCGACCGTGCGCAGCGGCGGGCGCGCAGCCGTGACCTGGCCGCGGCGCTGGACGAGCTGCGTGAGATCGCCCAGGGCCGTTACCGCGAGGACATCGAGGAGATCCTGGCCTCCCCCGACGACGCCGATGCGGTCGCTGTCGGTCGAAACCTGTTGCAGCGCCGCACATTCTCGGCGACGGTCGGCGTGACCGGGCGTGTCATCCGCAACGCCGCGGCGGCCGACGCGCGCCCGGTGTGGGCCCGGGTGCTCGGGCGCGGGCTGCCGCAGACGGGCGCGGCGGAGTGGGTGATCCCGGAGACGACGGCGGTGGCGGCGCTCACCCGTGGCTATCTGACGACGCGAGCGGTGGTGTTACGCAACAGCATTCGCACCGGCCTGGGGCTGGCGGCGGCGGTCACGGTGACCCACGTGTTCCCGGTGCAGCACGGCTTCTGGGTGGTGCTGGGCGCGATGTCGGTGCTGCGCAGCAGCGCGCTGACGACCGGGACCCGGATGCTGCGCGCCGTGGCGGGCACCGCGATCGGGTTCCTGATCGGTGTCGCGCTGATCGAGCTGCTCGGCGTCGACCCGGTGGTGATGTGGGCGATGCTGCCGGTGGTCGCGTTCGGTTCGGCGTTCGTGCCGGAGGTGGCGTCGTTCATCGCCGGTCAGGCGGCGTTCACCATGATGGTGCTGATCATCTTCAACCTGATCGCCCCGACCGGGTGGAGCGTCGGGCTGATCCGCGTCGAGGACGTCGCCGTCGGTGCGCTCGTCGGCGTGGTGGTGTCGCTGCTGCTGTGGCCGCGGGGCGCCCGCACCCGGGTGTCGCGCGCGATCGACGAGGCCTTCGACGTCGGCGCACGGTTTCTGGCCGCCGCGGTGCAGCGGGTGACCCGGGGCGACTCGGAGGAGGCCACCGACCGGGTCACCGCGTTGAGCCAGGCCGCGCTGAGCGCCAGCCGGACTGTCGATGACGCTGTGCGCCAGTTTCTTTCGGAGAGCAGCGGCCCCACCGACGTGCGCGCCCCGGCGGTGCGCGCCGCCAACCGCGCGGTCCGGTTGCGCGCCGCCGCGGAACTGATCGCCGATGTCACGCCGCCCCCGCTGGGTGTGTACCCGCGGACGCGGGCGGTGCTGGAACGGCACGCCGAGGCGATCTGCGCGCAGGCCACCTCCGGCTCGGCGGCCGCCCCGGCGCCGATCAGCGACGACTTCGTGCTGGCGCTGCGGGCCGAGGCGACCGGCTACGAGCTCGCGGTGTCGGCGGCACTGCCGCTGGTGACGGTCGCGGCACTGCTCGGTGCGCTGGAACTGCTCTACCCGAAGGCGGTCAGGAAGACCGCGGCCGGTGCGGCATGA
- a CDS encoding TetR/AcrR family transcriptional regulator — MASIVSRDAYFEAGLDILSERGYGGLKLAEVCQRLGVTTGSFYHYFPNWSAYTRELLAHWTQVRTVRVIEAVRAEPDPRRRIDTLIQTGLGLPHSAEAAIRVWGAIDPHVRAIQEAVDQQRFDILYESAFEVLQHQRQAQVFAAWAVYMFVGFEQSTLPRDTAALRWIASQLIAALHSGAFATVPEDD, encoded by the coding sequence ATGGCGAGCATCGTGTCGCGGGATGCGTACTTCGAGGCCGGTCTCGACATCCTGTCCGAGCGTGGCTACGGCGGGCTGAAACTCGCCGAGGTGTGTCAGCGGCTCGGCGTCACGACCGGTTCGTTCTATCACTACTTCCCAAACTGGTCCGCCTACACCAGGGAGCTGCTCGCGCACTGGACGCAGGTGCGCACGGTGCGGGTGATCGAGGCGGTCCGCGCCGAACCCGACCCGCGCCGGCGGATCGACACGCTGATCCAGACCGGTCTGGGCCTGCCGCACAGCGCGGAGGCGGCCATCCGGGTGTGGGGTGCCATCGACCCGCACGTGCGCGCCATCCAGGAGGCGGTCGATCAGCAACGCTTCGACATCCTCTACGAATCGGCGTTCGAGGTGCTGCAGCACCAGCGGCAGGCGCAGGTGTTCGCGGCGTGGGCGGTGTACATGTTCGTCGGCTTCGAGCAGTCCACCCTGCCCCGCGACACCGCGGCGCTGCGCTGGATCGCCAGTCAGTTGATCGCCGCCCTGCACTCGGGGGCGTTCGCGACGGTTCCCGAGGACGATTAG
- a CDS encoding TetR/AcrR family transcriptional regulator, with the protein MAHTASRGPGRPPAAKAAETRERIIRAAREVFSELGYDAATFQAIAIRADLTRPAINHYFSSKHVLWREVVAQTNATMVQSGRQRAEAETSLLGRLSAFLGAAMQADAEDRSAAAFLVTSVLESQRHPELSGDDQDALQHSREFVRWAVTEAIANGELTTDTDVDSLVEMLVAVMWGMGFYAGFVGNHDELAAVVQQLQLLLTNKLWQLHG; encoded by the coding sequence GTGGCGCATACGGCGAGCAGAGGTCCGGGTCGCCCTCCCGCAGCCAAGGCTGCCGAGACCAGGGAGCGCATCATCCGGGCAGCTCGCGAAGTCTTCAGTGAACTCGGATACGACGCTGCCACTTTTCAGGCCATCGCAATCCGCGCCGATCTGACCCGCCCGGCGATCAATCACTACTTCTCCAGCAAGCACGTGCTGTGGCGGGAGGTGGTCGCTCAGACCAACGCCACCATGGTGCAGTCGGGCCGTCAGCGCGCCGAGGCGGAGACCTCCCTGCTGGGCCGGCTGTCGGCGTTCCTCGGCGCCGCGATGCAGGCGGACGCCGAAGATCGTTCCGCCGCAGCATTTCTGGTCACGTCGGTGCTGGAGTCGCAGCGGCACCCCGAACTCTCCGGCGATGACCAGGACGCACTGCAGCACTCCCGCGAGTTCGTGCGGTGGGCGGTCACCGAGGCCATCGCCAACGGCGAACTGACCACCGACACCGACGTCGACTCGCTGGTCGAGATGCTCGTCGCGGTGATGTGGGGCATGGGCTTCTACGCCGGATTCGTCGGCAACCACGACGAGCTCGCCGCCGTCGTGCAGCAACTGCAACTGCTGCTGACCAACAAGCTCTGGCAGCTGCACGGCTGA
- a CDS encoding class I SAM-dependent methyltransferase, translating to MSSLRTDDDTWDIATSVGTTAVMVAAARARETERDDALIRDPYAKILVAGAGTGVWERMLDPEVGARIAEVDDEIAAIFEHMGNYQAVRTRFFDQFFTDAAAAGIRQIVILASGLDSRAYRLPWPDGTVVYEIDQPKVLEYKADRLAEHGVQPSARRVEVAVDLRYDWPKALREAGFDATQPTAWLAEGLLMYLPAAAQDRLFELVTELSAPGSRLSVETVGTRAEERREKMRERFERIRELFGFEDTVDVAELMYDDPDRADVAEWLTAHGWSATAVTSEAEMRRCNRWVLPDALYTDGGFSQFVTAQK from the coding sequence ATGAGTTCTCTGCGCACAGACGACGACACCTGGGACATCGCCACCAGCGTCGGCACCACCGCCGTGATGGTGGCGGCCGCCCGCGCCCGCGAGACCGAACGCGACGATGCTCTGATCCGCGACCCCTACGCCAAGATCCTCGTCGCCGGGGCGGGCACCGGGGTGTGGGAACGCATGCTCGACCCCGAGGTCGGCGCCCGGATCGCCGAGGTCGACGACGAGATCGCGGCGATCTTCGAGCACATGGGCAACTACCAGGCGGTGCGCACGCGGTTCTTCGACCAGTTCTTCACCGACGCCGCCGCAGCGGGCATCCGCCAGATCGTGATCCTGGCGTCGGGCCTGGACTCGCGTGCCTACCGGCTGCCCTGGCCGGACGGCACCGTCGTCTACGAGATCGACCAGCCCAAGGTGCTCGAGTACAAGGCCGACCGCCTGGCCGAACACGGCGTGCAGCCGTCGGCGCGCCGCGTCGAGGTGGCCGTCGATCTGCGCTATGACTGGCCGAAAGCATTGCGCGAAGCCGGTTTTGACGCCACCCAGCCGACCGCGTGGCTGGCCGAGGGCCTGCTGATGTATCTGCCCGCGGCCGCGCAGGACCGGCTGTTCGAACTGGTCACCGAGCTCAGCGCGCCCGGCAGCCGGCTGTCGGTGGAGACCGTCGGCACGCGGGCTGAGGAACGCCGCGAGAAGATGCGCGAGCGGTTCGAACGCATCCGCGAACTGTTCGGGTTCGAGGACACCGTCGACGTGGCCGAGCTGATGTACGACGACCCCGACCGCGCCGACGTCGCCGAGTGGCTCACCGCGCACGGCTGGTCGGCGACCGCGGTCACCTCCGAGGCGGAGATGCGCCGGTGCAACCGCTGGGTACTGCCCGATGCGCTGTACACCGACGGCGGCTTCTCCCAGTTCGTGACCGCCCAGAAGTAG
- a CDS encoding aldehyde dehydrogenase family protein yields the protein MTTDIAAPAQSATDDIPGLVRRLRETYKTGKTRDLAWRKQQLLALERLVTENEEAISAALAEDLGRNRFEAWLADIASTVSEAKDAAKNVRKWARRRYKLLEMSQLPGRGWVEYEPYGTVLVIGAWNFPFVLTLGPAVGAIAAGNTVVLKPSEICPASSKLMADLVPRYLDNDAIAVVEGDGAVSQELIAQGFDHICFTGGTEIGRRVYEAAAPHLTPVTLELGGKSPVIVAADADIEVAAKRIAWTKLINSGQICIAPDYVLADAKIRDQLVDKIRDAMTTFEAQNPDGKRIVNERHFNRLTSALAATKGKIAVGGGSNPDKISIQPTVVVDPDPAEPLMTDEIFGPILPVLSVGSIDEAIDFVNSRPKPLAAYLFTKSKAIRERVIREVPAGGMVVNHLLFHFATNKLPFGGVGPSGMGAYHGKYGFEQFSHKKTVMTKPTRPDAGSFIYPPYTEKALKLAKRLF from the coding sequence ATGACCACCGATATCGCCGCGCCCGCTCAGTCCGCCACCGACGACATCCCGGGCCTCGTGCGTCGGCTCCGCGAGACGTACAAGACCGGTAAGACCCGGGACCTGGCCTGGCGCAAGCAGCAGCTGCTGGCGCTGGAGCGCCTCGTCACCGAGAACGAGGAGGCCATCAGCGCCGCGCTCGCCGAGGACCTCGGCCGCAACCGCTTCGAGGCGTGGCTGGCCGACATCGCCAGCACCGTCAGCGAGGCCAAGGACGCCGCCAAGAACGTCCGCAAGTGGGCCCGTCGCCGCTACAAGCTGCTGGAGATGTCGCAGCTGCCCGGCCGCGGCTGGGTCGAGTACGAGCCCTACGGCACCGTGCTGGTCATCGGCGCGTGGAACTTCCCGTTCGTGCTGACGCTGGGCCCGGCGGTCGGCGCGATCGCCGCGGGCAACACCGTCGTGCTCAAGCCGTCGGAGATCTGCCCGGCCAGCTCCAAGCTGATGGCCGACCTGGTGCCGCGTTACCTCGACAACGACGCGATCGCGGTGGTCGAGGGCGACGGCGCGGTCAGCCAGGAACTCATCGCCCAGGGCTTCGACCACATCTGCTTCACCGGCGGCACCGAGATCGGCCGCCGGGTGTACGAGGCGGCCGCACCGCACCTGACGCCGGTCACCCTCGAGCTCGGCGGCAAGAGCCCGGTGATCGTGGCCGCCGACGCCGACATCGAGGTCGCCGCCAAGCGCATCGCCTGGACCAAGCTGATCAACTCGGGCCAGATCTGCATCGCGCCCGACTACGTGCTGGCCGACGCCAAGATCCGCGACCAGCTCGTCGACAAGATCCGCGACGCGATGACGACGTTCGAGGCGCAGAACCCCGACGGTAAGCGCATCGTCAACGAGCGCCACTTCAACCGGCTCACCTCGGCGCTGGCCGCGACCAAGGGCAAGATCGCCGTCGGCGGCGGCTCCAACCCCGACAAGATCAGCATCCAGCCGACCGTGGTCGTCGACCCCGATCCGGCCGAGCCGCTGATGACCGACGAGATCTTCGGTCCGATCCTGCCCGTGCTGTCGGTCGGATCCATCGACGAGGCAATCGATTTCGTCAACTCGCGGCCCAAGCCGCTGGCGGCCTACCTGTTCACCAAGTCCAAGGCGATCCGGGAACGGGTGATCAGGGAGGTGCCGGCGGGCGGCATGGTGGTCAACCACCTGCTGTTCCACTTCGCGACCAACAAGCTGCCGTTCGGCGGTGTCGGCCCGTCGGGCATGGGCGCCTACCACGGCAAGTACGGTTTCGAGCAGTTCAGCCACAAGAAGACCGTGATGACCAAGCCGACCCGGCCCGACGCGGGTTCCTTCATCTACCCGCCGTACACCGAGAAGGCGCTTAAGCTCGCCAAACGACTGTTCTAG
- a CDS encoding SDR family oxidoreductase: MPGVQDRVIVVTGAGGGLGREYALTLAKEGAAVVVNDLGGARDGTGSGSAMADQVVAEIKEAGGRAVANYDSVAEPEGAENIIKTALDEFGKIDGVVSNAGILRDGTFHKMTYENWDAVLKVHLYGGYNVIRAAWPHFREQSFGRVVVATSTSGLFGNFGQANYGAAKLGLVGLINTLAQEGAKYNIKTNAIAPIAATRMTQDILPPDVFAKLTPEYVAPVVGYLMTEEVSDTASVFIVGGGKVQQVALFQNEGVTFTEVPTIDDIAGKWGEITDLSAAQRATFSLG; this comes from the coding sequence ATGCCAGGAGTGCAGGACCGCGTCATCGTCGTCACCGGGGCCGGCGGTGGTCTCGGGCGCGAGTATGCGCTGACCCTCGCCAAGGAGGGCGCCGCCGTCGTCGTCAACGACCTCGGTGGTGCGCGTGACGGCACCGGTTCCGGGTCGGCCATGGCCGACCAGGTCGTCGCCGAGATCAAGGAGGCGGGCGGCCGCGCTGTCGCGAACTACGACAGCGTCGCCGAGCCGGAGGGCGCCGAGAACATCATCAAGACCGCGCTCGACGAGTTCGGCAAGATCGACGGCGTCGTCTCCAACGCGGGCATCCTGCGCGACGGCACCTTCCACAAGATGACGTACGAGAACTGGGACGCCGTGCTGAAGGTGCACCTCTACGGCGGCTACAACGTCATCCGGGCCGCGTGGCCGCACTTCCGCGAGCAGAGCTTCGGCCGGGTCGTGGTGGCCACCTCCACCAGCGGTCTGTTCGGCAACTTCGGTCAGGCCAACTACGGCGCCGCCAAGCTCGGCCTGGTCGGTCTGATCAACACGCTGGCCCAGGAAGGCGCCAAGTACAACATCAAGACCAACGCGATCGCGCCGATCGCGGCGACCCGGATGACGCAGGACATCCTGCCGCCGGACGTCTTCGCCAAGCTGACCCCGGAGTACGTGGCACCGGTGGTGGGTTACCTGATGACCGAAGAGGTCTCCGACACCGCGTCGGTGTTCATCGTCGGCGGCGGCAAGGTGCAGCAGGTCGCGCTGTTCCAGAACGAGGGTGTGACGTTCACCGAGGTCCCGACCATCGATGACATCGCGGGCAAGTGGGGCGAGATCACCGATCTGTCGGCGGCGCAGCGGGCCACCTTCAGCCTCGGTTAG